The genomic region agggaatgttatattttatattggagtagtttctagttgttattatttctttacatcaatctggtattacattttagagtaattttaaacaagttacgatggtacaatttgcttttcagtttgattggcctaagcttacattttctaattgaacctgaatagagttaaataggtaacgaataggtatgtttaacttgaagttcgtaacatttctatttgttcataaacagtataatactgaaaataagtagaaaataatgtcggaatgaaggcaacatgtcattaaaatttacactttggtaaagattgaagatggatggtttgtctgagatactttttgagatggatattttgagtaactattcttagcccatttcaagccatcaacaggtgacattcacgtcgaggtggttaggccattcgcttagcacagtactgactaggtaggatgtcatatttccgtattttggaaatttaaaaaaaaaaaaacttttttttctttccgagaaactccagaggtaatttggtacatacaaaatgataccttagagccttgtataataacgtagcaaaaggaaacaggggaaaatcacaacaattattgtttctgtcaaactttattgccgatttcgtatatacGCGATATTTTcgcattttcaaataatcggaatcggaatcggaatcggtacgattatggaaaaaataatcggtaatcggtattttctgttatgcataatcggttgaacactaattGAAGTGCACCTTTTTATCAATGCTAGTAGTTTTATATGTTCTTAATATAGCCTTAAGCTGTATGTTACCTGTATGGTACATTGTTATTTGATATGGTGAAGCCACTGCAGCTACGCCCAGGAACGAGGTGGTTCCATGGTGTCAAATTACTTAGCAGGTATAACCTGTGCTGCATAGACTACTTAGATGGATTGTTCTATTGGAAGAGGGGTTGATTAAAGTAGCTACACAGCAAGCTGCATAGGGTAGACCCCCTACAGAGATCTGGGTGCACAGGATTGGTGGAACTGTttaggttaccatggcaatcctATACCAGGTAGAGATATTGTTCTTATTAGCTGTATACTGCCTGTGCTGTGGTAGTGTGTGGGTACAACTATATTGAaacctttgttttaataataagtcGTAAGCTAGCTCCCTAGTTCATGCAGGGAAATGTTGCTAGTCTAGGGGTGCACAGAGGATTAAGATGttagaataaatattaacaCTTCAGTGCAGCTGTGTGGGTCATGTCAGTTAGTTTGGTGGATATGTTTGTTGGTCTATGCGTGAGTGTGTGTTATCTGTAGGTTGATTAGGTTTATCTGTTTATCAATAAATGCATGATGTTGCACTGAGGTTGATATGATATAACAGAGAGCTGTAAAGGACAATTATGTTCTAGATTAAAGGGTTGTAAATACacattgatataccatatgacattgtgttgctgtactattcattttgctctgagttttgttcctttctacccCTCAGGTGGCCTATATATTGGCTCATACCTAGGTCACCCGAATCCCCGGGGTAACACGGTATTTGTTACCTTTGgtgtaaatatataatacaaacaggCAAAAGAAGGGGGTTAGATTCACCGAATCAACTTTATAAAAATACTGAGAACGGGAAAGTTTCTCTTTAAGCCAAGACAAATTCGCAATCAGTCGGCTAATAATGGCTATCGATAGAGGCTTCTTTATGAAACCTTGTATGTTatattaggagtgttagctaacgccggtgcctttcaatcatataaGGTCCTCGGTTCGattcactcccagattaatgtatgtcgtccagttacagagttgttgacaattgacaattcataatcatggacgttgtatatgaatgtaagagactgacttcggtcagcttgcggctttgataagccgatCAGTCAAATGCTTTCTGAAACAACCTCTATACTGGCAAGAGAATGATACAAACACATGCATTATTTctaaatttgtatttgtatatttatttgtttcatcacaagttacagtgtgacgggaagtctcctataaagcctgcaaggcttaacaaagtaggagactcccctaaaagaaaaaaagagagagaaaacttaagagtagaaaaagaaaagttaatagtagcatctacaatgatgtAATAATAGAATTGGCgctaattgaaattaataatcttAGTAAACAATAGTAACAATCTTTATTATGATCTTaatcgcaaacacacacaagaataaatccatcaatagtgagaaataatttcagtttggagattccttttgaatacagagtaagaagacttattcttaacattatcttggagattattccacgtttttatGGCACGAATACGAGGGCTTAAAGAACCCATAGTACTTCGATGGGATAAAACATGTgcgttattacaatggcgtgtttgatggttgtggattagtctattactataaataaaatctttaaaagcctcgGGTAGCAATATATCccatgctttatatgcaaatgttgcaagctggactcttataaaatcatttagttttaataaatttaatcttttgaatAGTGGGCTAGaatgatcacgtggtgcagcatgtgaaATATGGCGGATAGCTCTCTTCTGGAGGACACATAGGTGATTAAGATTTGTAGAATAGGTTCCTGACCAAATAGTCGTGCAATAAGTTAATTGGGGTATAATCAGAGTTATATAAAGTGTTCTGAGGATATTTGgaggtaaataatgttttaatttgcatataataccaGTATTTCTAGCCACTCTGTTACAGACTGCTGATATATGATCACGTCAAGAAAGTTTACTGTCTATGTACTATGTTTACTGTCTATGTTTACTGTCTATGTTTACTGTCTAAGTTTACTGTCTATGTACACCCAAGAACTTAGTAGTATTAACccgattaataattttatcattcatggtaatattgtgatcCCATCTGAATGAGTGACTAGCATTAAACACCATAGTTAGTTTTTTCTATGTTAAGAGATAATTTGTTGGCTGCAAACCAGCTGGAAAATATAGTTAGCTCAGTAGAAACAGTTTTATGTGATAGTTAAATGGCAAGTTACAAAGTGATATATATCATTGCTCGTAAGCTTTCTGACAATTTATAACTGACAACATATACCGCATATTCTATCAGCCGTAACTGCAATTGAAGAACTAAATACACTCGCTCATCTCTTTATCACTATAATAGTTGAACGTTGTTTACTTGAACGATGGTACGATTAAACGATTGAACGTTGAACGATTTTATACTGTGATTCCATTCGattgtcaaaataaaaagagaaaacactGGCAGAATGTATAGAGTTGTACACTTTTTCACACGAGGAAGATGGGCAGGGttggggagaggaaggggggggggggtcggggtcGGGCGAGTTATGTAGGAGTGTTGGGAATAGTGAACCACATGTTTCTATATGTAACTGATGTAGAAAGCATATCGGCTTCGTTCACATATTTAATGATTGTATGTGATAAACGTTATAAACCAATAAAGAAGGATTTTATGTAGGCTACTTGAGAAGTTTCTGGTTTTGCTTGAAGGGAAAAGGCACGCAGTAGCCTACACATAACCTTTACCACTGTGAAATATTAGTATTGTATCTTTTAAGTGGTTCATTGAGTACTGTTGTAAAAGGGGCTTTCCTGCTGTGCCTTATACAAACGTAATACACTGATAAGTACGTCTTTATTACGTATTTGCCTCTTAAAATCAACGTTGTTTTGCTGATATATATTCAAGTTACTGATCGTCATAAATAGTCCTAAACGAAGTCCTAAATGAAGTCATAAATGGAGATTTCCtatgtaaataaagtaataaatgatgattttattatatttctatatataacaTGTAATCATACATAGGTCATACAATCATCGATAAGACTGAATCCGGGATCAAAGAATTTAAATAAACCATCGTATAGATTTATTGAAAAGTCAAATGCTTAAAAGGATGCGTTCTGGATGTGAATCTCTCACAATAATATCATTGCGCTCttagaaaaacaaagttgaattaTTTTTGGGCCGAACTTGAAACTTCTCATCGATAGACTCAAGACATGCAAAAAGCAGACTTTACCATGGATCATGAACCTCGACTTGAATACAAGGTATGTATTTTTATGAAGCCATATGTCCGACTGATGGAGAGAAGAAATGATAATGCTTGCTTCCTTGCGTGCAGCGCAATCGCCGGCgagtcagtggcggcggaaccggggggggggggctcagcccccaataaaaaagttgagggggcaaatgcatgataagcccccccaatatttaccaaggctccgaaacgtgcatctgcccatttttcaatgcatacttgtcgatctgtccgatgcacacgtatactatacaagtgtaataattttagtaaatgctgggggaccctcggcccgtcccctggctatagaccacattgtcaccccaaccgcttcttcacgccccgtgaaaagtggaagcagtgagtgtgagtaccggtaagctcaacacaacttcgtcttaggccaatgacttgcctcatttcagccagttctccaacatctcCTTACTCAGTGGcgaagcgtccatacagtcaggggcggatgccccccccccccaccccctgacggactcaaatagactgctggtgcccttttcagcttttcactacttttaacttattcgcgattattgactatttgattgcgctctcatctatctattgacatttgtcatattctgttggtgtaattttccgacaaaatggcgatgacacctatttattctccgtttatctgcaaattagcaaggcccggagagggtcatttcctgcaatctagggagtatctttactcaaaaaatttctgtacgctccgcaccaacctgtggtggcgctccgcttagatagtgtcgaaagtgcccctacagaccattcttgccccccccccgaccaatacccctagctccgccactgcccttactacactcaaaaaacgtctttgcgagaacactacgagtaatagctactctcttaaaacaccatcggatatacaaataacaatgtttttacagacttttacgtgtaatctgagaaattgcaggcttgagacccatattttagggctaggtattcgaagcataaaacactcgggaagtgccgtttccggccatctgggggtttgaaaaaacccaaaattttcttgtacgctccgcgccaaccgatggtggcgctccgctcagatagtctccacacattagccccccccccccaataacttttccgttccgccgcgacTGCGGCGAGTCGTACGGTCGAACAGCTGACCGATACCGCAGATTCGAAGCCTAACCGGACCGAGTTGACGTATTGTTAATCATCATGTAAGATAGTGTCGTATAGATTCTAATCAAATTCCAAAGAGCAGATTTGTCATTATATCTAAATGTCGTTGCATTTCGGAGACGTTTGCAGCTGCACTGATCTTTCAGCATGTCAAATAAATATACCCTACCTGCAGCTGCATAAAAATAGTAGAGACAATTTTGTAAcgactatatatttatatgtcatGCTTCAAAAACATTGTACTGACAGTGTGAACATCATGTTTGTATCACATTAAGTTTAGTAATTGTTCATATTGTCAGTATACGTTGTGTATTGAAGCATGATAAGAGAGGACACATATATAGCGTGGTATTAGCTTTGAAAACTTGTCCTAACTGGCTGtccatataaatatatgtaactGTGTTATCTTGCTCTTCAGGGACATTTCAGTGGTGCAATACAGTTGTATATGGCCGTATGAAATGCATACATTtactttaataaattaataaatgataaGTTATTAGGTGACGTCACACAATACGATATGTACATGCACACTGAATGACTTGGTCTCTATTAGACATTAGTCAAAGGAGGGAAATGTCCATATTTAAATTATTCTGCTGCAAATTTCAAGCTATCATCTTTTGGTTCCCGATTTACCGACGATTTCTAAATTTTACCCCCATCCCCTCTCTATCTCtcggtgtgcgtgtgtgtgctgGTGCGTGAATTTTGTGTTTGTTGaggttaaggggggggggggggaaggggagaattaaaaagtgagaaaatgaaacaatggattattTTTGCAGAAAAAAGATCCCTTAGAATTTAACCAATTCTTTCGCGATTTTCAGAGGATTGAGATGACCATAAAGGGGATTCGGGTGGTGAAACTGGGAGTCGGGTCAAAGCCGGAAGAGGTGAACCCTAATGTGATCTGCAAGAATTAATCAAAATCTTGGCAGTCTGTATAACCATTCGATTTTCATGCAAAGGAACGTTTTCATTGTATCCCTTAGGGTAAGGATAGGACCACGCTGTACGTGGTGGCCATAACAGTCATTGTTGTGACTATCCTGGTGGGATTCTTTGGTGTATTTTATTTGCTGCTATCAGCACCAGAACCAACGGTTATTAACAACTTGTCAAATGAGGTCGAATCCGAAACCCCAGCTCCCATTTCACGGGTAAGTATACCATGATCACAGTGTGAATGAGGGTCCTGATGGGGAGTCTGGCAGTTGGAGAGGGCTGGAAGAAGAGGGGTATGTGATCGACAATTCAGTGCACGCTTACACGGTGTCGTCCGAACGTACAGTGACGTGcataggatttcaaaggtgggggaAAAGGGGCAAAAATAAATTTCCTCCCACTGATTTAGGTGAACTTTATTATTGGACCAGAGGCGAGTCAATGACTTATCAAGGTGGAGTGTGGCACATGGGATCGTTGAAGCCCACTCACATGTAGGTGTGGggtccgacccccccccctcgcccccgGCAGACAAAAAGTAAAATCGTGGAAGTCAAAAGGTGCATTATTTGGCACATCCGACTATTCATTGTCACTATCTCTCGCATCTATCAAAAGTCAAGTTGTAGATTGGAAATTTTACTGCTATctattttcctttatttcaGAGTGTATCGTTCGACATGGGTGATGGTGTGGAACACTGGGAGAAAACGACAGCCGATGGTGATATGCTTACCATCCAGAGTCTTGATGAGAATTTTATTGCAATATTTGACCATGGAAGGGTAACCAAGCAAGTTTTGGGGTTTATGAAGTGGTATATTATGCGATGGAGAGAGAGTGAGAGGGGGTGTAAGGGTATGTAGTCATTACAATTTTCGGGCTATTTATGATTCAGAAGTCATCTCTAAGTAAATGCTTTGATGGGtttttttaatgatttcctTTACTAGTATATAGGAAAGGAGAAAAGGGACTCTCTCGGGGGAgtcatgacccccccccccctttccccaccATGTCGTAATCACACTTCGATCAGTCAGAAAAACGGTCCTCTTTTCTCCACCTGAACACTTTGTTTCCGGTTGTGAAACATTTAGTTCtcataaaatgaacaaaattaatCCGAATATCTAAGATATTTCCtgttatttttttctgcagGAAATAACTATGTTTAAGAACCTGACGTCTTCTAGATGTTACTTTAGTCATTTGGACGAAATTCCTGACATGGGAATGAATGACATGGATAACGTTCATCCATTCTACTTTAGAGAAATAGAGCTGGGATCAGATTCGGTAAGTAAGATATAATGATCACAACTGTAGTTTTGTTATAGGGTAACAATGATACATTTTAGAAATTATTGTTAAATGTCATCTAAGCCGGCCGCACAGCTGTCATAATGGTGATTTTATTGGGTGGAATAAGATATGACAACGATCAAGGCTGGAAATCATAAATACATCTAGAGATTACATTAAGCACATTGATATAAACACTTATCTATATGTTCCCTTGTCTTGCTTTATGTGTAGATGTCTGATGTTGATCCATCAGTCGAAGTCTTTAACTTTGAGCAATCAGATCCGATCCCGACGGATTACATGAAGTTGACTAACAGCCTCGCAGTTTCAAGTCTCTGCAGCGGTGGTGAGTCGTATTGGCTGACACCACAAAATGGTGGACTTGTTCGACGAGATGTGACTGTTGAAATAGACTTAACTGTCGTAGGTGTTCATGTTAACATCAAAATTCAATGGGATTAGAGAACCATGTTTGTTCTCGTCTGTTTCGTGGTCCATGCATATCACCAGATGAAGAATGTCGTCACATTTTACAACGTTTATTTACGGATAATAATCACACAGCTCTTATGTGGAAGCCGTGCAGCCTACATACACTTGCCATGATTCGTAATATACCAAGGCTGTACTTTCTATGCCTAATTTAGTCTAAGCTTAGTCTATCAAGTTCTAATCTTGTCACCAAGATTTAATTGTAGTTATTCCAACACgtatgtttaatattttctaGAAACTTCATTCTgatgtaatattttgatttttcttttcactttcacATATAGTTATACATTTTAGATTCTTAAAACTTAGCGAAAATGTATAAACGGCCTTATTGCTTTTGCTGCAAAAGGCGGTGGGATGTATTCACACTGAAAGGTCATAACGCCAAcggttccaaaaaaaaaaaaaaaaaagacaatgtaAGGTACAGCGGGACACTTCTTGGCTTGGTGTGAGTTGGCAATTAGAACATTTCATCTTGCGTTCTGTCTTACTCCTTGATGAAAAGAGCAAGAAGCTTGTATACTCTTAACAACATATAATAGTTCAATTCCCAATATCTTTCCTTGCCTTTTCCATAGTAAATAGATGACGTCATTGTGTTTGCTCTTTCATCGTTGTGATGTCCTTGTGGAGGCCTTGTGTTCTTCcccatataaaaaaatatatctagTGTAGCAATGATAAATCCATTTAAATGTCTTGaacaaatattttaacatcTGCCATTCAATTTTCATTTGGTATTATTGTACTACGTAATGTATTCGAGCAGTCCCGACAAGTAATCATTGACATGTagaaaaaatatgattttgacCTATACTGGAGGAATAACATAATCTAAGCAAACATTTGGAATTTTAGATTCAATTTCTGCGTATCGATTACAAGATACGTTTGAAGTTGACACGTTTTCAACCCAATGTATAAACTTGAAGCACACAGGCATAATGTCTAATATAAGCACAGTGATATATTACATGCATGTTTTCCTTTAACATTAACATCCCAATTCCCTACGAAGAAAACCGGGATCTACATCAATGCACACTACAGTTATTGATATATTATTTCCTTTAAATCCCCTGAAAGTTTGGATAAAGTTATCTTATCCATGAGGTCAACACAATAAAgtgaaaaaataaagaaaaacagaaattttGCTGCCAGTGTgcaattactgtacagtatgacatcacacctgtttgcttcaagttcacttgtTGTATAATCTGTGACAAATTTAATTATCAATATCTCGATAAAGCTATGTATAGgaatttttgtttgaaaattttaCCAGGATCATACTTAGAAAAGaacattttcatctttcattaGTCAATAACCAAATTCCCTCTGAACAATCCTTTTAAGGTTTAGGTCGATACCGTTCATGTAATTATCATATATTGTGATGTTACGATATATGTTACCGTTCTAGTAACATGATTTGAATTAACAGGTTTTAACACAGTTGTTATACCTGGTGTATACAATTTTGTTACATTGTATATGTTACAGTTTAAGAGTAACATGTGGTATTGTAAACGTCATTTTGTACTTGTTGAAAGTTTGCATTATGCTCAAAATATGTTCCTTCTTCGTCAGTCAAAGATCAAATTTCCTTTGGACAATCCCTTTAAATACTTAACATGTATTTCGAACGTGTTATAGAAGAACACGTATATACTCTAATGGCTGAATCATCATAAAATACCAACTTGATATGTGACTCCAAACGATGAGAGGCAGGACTACTTGTCTCGTAAATGCTGCAAATTACGTTATGTCGTTACTTAGTGTCACTTTGACCAAACCAAGAATACACGCCTTCAATTCGATACCCTAGTGATCTACTAGCTAATCGGTATGTGTAGTGCTACAGGTCCTTTGtcagaaaagtcacccaagaaagaacccGCGCACGTTAGTCAAACAATCAAACAACCAAACTACTGATACATTCTCAACTTCACCAGCCTCCTGACATCGAGACTGAGACTGTGTGTTCATAGTCATGATTCCCTTAGAAACCATCAGATACTACACATAATCTTATAGCCAAAAGTTCGAGTATCGATTACATTGTTGTATATAACATCCATCCATGGTATATAAACACTTGTGACGCAATCAATCTACACGCCTTTGTATTCTATGCATGCTTTAAATGTCTCTTATGTATCTTTGGTATCTGTTTGGTATGTGCCGTTTAAATGGTAAAAAAAGAAGGCAGGGAGGGAAGGCCGTATAGGTTGAAAACAGACCCACAATACGGAATGTAGTAAACGGAGAGTATAAACCCTCAGTTGGACACAACTCATTTACGcgtgaaaatggaaaaaaaaaaaacatggctgATCTGTCCTATAGGTATATACGTCATTATACTCCAGGTTTGTGTTCTATCATCTTCATTTTATCTTTGCGAAGCTTTGACTTTTGTCTATTGGGTGAATTTGATGAAAcaaattgtgtttttctttcttttgatggTCGTGTACGGCCGGTACCCCACGTATAGTCTCATAAATTAAACGTAAAATACATCATTTTCGATACCTATTTTAATTCTTCTGGTGGAAAAGAAAACATCCAGGAaatgttgatatcaacaattctcGTATGAAGTCGTTTCAAATCGCCCAAATAAGGACAGGAAAACAATTATAACAAAGTGATTAAGGACCCCTACATTCCAATTAACGGACTGAAAATATAAAGGGAACGCTTGCTGAATACATTGCAGTAACTTCAGTGAAATTAATTCGTTATTATCCGTTGGTCGTCGGCAATTTAGATTCCTTATTCCCCTCCAACCccttcctcaccccccccccttattgaCCGAATGAGTCACGGATTGCGCAAATGGGCCGAGGATAGGGAAAGCAGTGCAGAAAGGGTTCACATCACAGCATACCCGGACACAGCAAACCTTTTCCGGTTTTCACAAATTAATCTGGCTGACAGTTTTCACGATTGGATCTACCAAACTTTTGGTATTATTGATTTTCAATCGGTATCTTGGTACCGGGGCTACCGGCtactcaccccacccctcccctcgccCCTCCCCCGTCCAACAGCCTCCATTACCTCATTCTTGTTGCAGTTGTGGGCCTGGGATATAAACCTTCGACTAGTGATAATTTTGTGAATTGATGTTTACGTTTTAATTTGGGTGATATAAATGTAGATTGTGAAAAGTATGCAATCAGTACCATTCGTTGGACTATCATTGTTATGATGAGtcaaattacccccccccccctatactCCCCCAAACAAAAATAGGAAATATTTCCAAATGTCTATGAAATGTGTA from Apostichopus japonicus isolate 1M-3 chromosome 2, ASM3797524v1, whole genome shotgun sequence harbors:
- the LOC139980603 gene encoding uncharacterized protein, with the protein product MQKADFTMDHEPRLEYKGKDRTTLYVVAITVIVVTILVGFFGVFYLLLSAPEPTVINNLSNEVESETPAPISRSVSFDMGDGVEHWEKTTADGDMLTIQSLDENFIAIFDHGREITMFKNLTSSRCYFSHLDEIPDMGMNDMDNVHPFYFREIELGSDSMSDVDPSVEVFNFEQSDPIPTDYMKLTNSLAVSSLCSGGESYWLTPQNGGLVRRDVTVEIDLTVVGVHVNIKIQWD